Proteins from one Flammeovirgaceae bacterium genomic window:
- a CDS encoding DUF4097 family beta strand repeat protein, with protein sequence MKELLIVIALVPWMARAQEFKIAKNSGRLEVHLGRVSFEGYNGSEIVISSENDNGRKDERAEGLRAINGLGLADNTGLGINVEEKPGAVIVRQLKKIKAPEIKIMVPKGVIVSFQHDSQYAGTVEFKNMENEIEVAAQYNSVELENVTGPMTVKSIYGHVEADFRSAIKSPISIVSVYGYVDVALPETTRANLKMDTRYGEIFVSPDLKFEVNAEAGMVKYSDRVQGKLNGGGDLNIDLSSNYGKIYLRKK encoded by the coding sequence ATGAAAGAACTACTGATTGTAATTGCCTTGGTCCCGTGGATGGCCAGGGCACAGGAATTTAAAATAGCAAAAAACAGCGGCAGGCTGGAGGTTCATTTGGGGCGTGTTTCCTTCGAAGGTTACAATGGCAGCGAAATCGTGATCTCTTCGGAAAATGATAACGGCCGCAAAGACGAACGGGCGGAAGGCCTGAGGGCAATAAATGGTTTGGGACTGGCCGATAATACCGGGCTTGGGATCAACGTGGAGGAAAAGCCCGGGGCGGTAATCGTGCGGCAGCTAAAAAAAATCAAGGCCCCGGAAATAAAAATAATGGTGCCGAAGGGCGTCATCGTTTCGTTCCAGCACGACTCCCAATACGCAGGAACGGTGGAATTTAAAAACATGGAAAATGAAATTGAAGTGGCCGCGCAGTACAACAGTGTGGAATTGGAAAATGTTACCGGCCCGATGACGGTGAAATCCATTTATGGCCATGTGGAGGCCGATTTCAGGTCGGCCATCAAAAGCCCTATATCCATTGTTTCCGTGTATGGGTATGTGGATGTTGCCCTTCCGGAAACCACCAGGGCCAACCTGAAGATGGATACCCGCTATGGCGAAATATTTGTTTCCCCTGATCTGAAATTTGAGGTAAATGCCGAAGCGGGCATGGTGAAGTACAGCGACAGGGTACAGGGAAAATTAAATGGGGGAGGCGACCTGAACATTGACCTTAGCAGCAACTATGGTAAAATATACCTGAGGAAAAAATAA
- a CDS encoding DUF4097 family beta strand repeat protein yields MKRQYFLMAMVVLMASGLRAQEYKLAKNTGELNIQEVNHVKIEGYGGKEIIFSSSSYSHDRDDRAKGLRAISGLGLEDNTGLGLSVMEANGVVEVRQLKKMDGPNILIKVPQGMGIKYVHTSPYGSDVEIKNVEGNLSVSTVHNDVKLENTTGLLDVRTVHGDIDARFDAISKPVSLASTHGHVDVTMPVATKADLKLNTSWGEIFVDPGFKLEMDKAGGMMKYSDKITAKINGGGTGIALSSSHDNIYLRKN; encoded by the coding sequence ATGAAAAGGCAATATTTTTTAATGGCGATGGTAGTGCTGATGGCCTCCGGCTTGCGGGCACAGGAATACAAGTTGGCAAAGAATACCGGGGAGTTGAACATACAGGAAGTAAACCATGTAAAGATCGAAGGCTATGGCGGGAAGGAAATCATCTTTAGCTCCAGCAGCTATAGCCATGACAGGGACGATCGTGCAAAAGGATTGCGTGCCATCAGTGGTCTTGGCCTCGAAGACAATACCGGCCTGGGGCTGTCGGTAATGGAAGCCAACGGTGTGGTGGAAGTGCGGCAGCTAAAAAAAATGGATGGGCCCAACATCCTGATAAAGGTGCCCCAGGGCATGGGCATAAAATATGTCCACACATCGCCCTATGGCAGTGACGTGGAAATAAAAAATGTGGAGGGGAATTTGAGCGTGTCCACTGTGCACAATGATGTCAAACTGGAAAACACTACCGGCTTGTTGGATGTGCGCACGGTGCATGGCGATATAGACGCACGCTTCGATGCCATTAGCAAACCCGTTTCGCTGGCCTCCACCCACGGGCATGTTGACGTGACCATGCCGGTGGCCACCAAAGCCGATTTAAAATTAAACACATCATGGGGCGAAATATTCGTTGACCCGGGGTTCAAACTGGAAATGGACAAGGCAGGTGGCATGATGAAGTATAGCGACAAGATAACGGCAAAGATCAACGGTGGCGGGACTGGGATTGCTTTGTCCTCGTCACACGACAATATTTACCTCCGCAAGAATTAG
- a CDS encoding SET domain-containing protein, with product MALLEKQLYVKKSTLPGAGKGLFTKKKILKGTRIVEYKGEILTWKEVKKLADDRNGYVFYINSKRCIDAWNYKKALGRYANDAKGIGRIKGVRTNSEYVISDDKKKCYIDAIRDIPAWSEIFVEYGADYWKVVRDNLKIDREWEKENRKKGKKAKKAKLPHHKATKRM from the coding sequence ATGGCGTTATTGGAAAAACAATTGTACGTGAAGAAGTCCACTTTGCCCGGGGCGGGAAAAGGATTGTTTACGAAGAAGAAGATATTGAAGGGCACCCGGATTGTTGAATACAAGGGGGAAATACTCACCTGGAAAGAAGTGAAAAAATTGGCTGACGACCGCAACGGTTATGTATTCTACATCAATAGCAAAAGGTGCATTGATGCCTGGAACTACAAAAAAGCACTGGGGAGGTACGCCAATGACGCCAAAGGGATTGGCCGCATAAAGGGGGTCAGGACCAATTCGGAATACGTGATTAGTGACGACAAAAAAAAGTGCTACATCGATGCCATCAGGGACATTCCGGCCTGGTCCGAAATATTTGTCGAGTATGGGGCAGACTACTGGAAAGTAGTGCGTGACAACCTGAAAATCGACCGGGAGTGGGAAAAGGAGAACAGGAAAAAAGGGAAAAAGGCAAAAAAAGCAAAGTTGCCCCACCATAAGGCGACCAAGCGGATGTAG
- a CDS encoding prephenate dehydratase translates to MDRKKKTKVAIQGIATSFHEVAAIQHFGQEVQTVECLTFHEMCETLKNGLSDFGVMAIENSIAGSILPNYFLLQQYHFTILGEVYLPIRMHLLALPGVGLSDIKVIESHPMAIRQCADYLQQLPHVEIRESDDTAWSAKKIGEGKLTDTAAIANEQAAKKFGLSLLEKRIETHKKNFTRFLILSRRNGTWNGGNKASLSFEVANEVGSLADALMTFKAQKINLSKIQSVPIIGKPSEYTIHVDVEWGKRKDYDEAIHHLVRQVRNLNIMGEYKKAAIKF, encoded by the coding sequence ATGGACAGAAAGAAAAAAACAAAAGTGGCGATACAGGGGATCGCCACCAGTTTCCACGAAGTGGCGGCCATACAGCATTTTGGCCAGGAGGTGCAGACCGTTGAGTGCCTCACTTTTCACGAAATGTGCGAAACCCTGAAAAATGGACTTTCCGATTTTGGGGTAATGGCAATTGAAAACTCGATTGCAGGCAGCATCCTGCCTAATTATTTCCTGTTGCAGCAATACCACTTTACCATTCTTGGGGAGGTGTACCTCCCCATCCGGATGCACCTGCTGGCCTTGCCGGGCGTGGGCTTGTCCGATATCAAGGTAATCGAATCGCACCCCATGGCCATACGCCAGTGTGCCGACTACCTGCAACAATTGCCCCACGTGGAAATACGGGAGAGCGATGACACGGCATGGTCCGCAAAAAAAATAGGGGAAGGCAAACTGACCGACACGGCAGCCATTGCCAACGAGCAAGCGGCCAAAAAATTTGGATTGTCCCTTCTGGAAAAAAGGATAGAGACCCATAAGAAAAATTTTACCCGGTTCCTCATCCTCTCCAGAAGGAACGGGACATGGAATGGGGGCAACAAGGCCTCCCTCTCCTTTGAGGTGGCCAATGAGGTGGGCAGCCTGGCCGATGCGTTGATGACCTTTAAGGCCCAAAAGATCAACCTGTCCAAAATCCAATCCGTGCCCATCATTGGAAAACCCTCGGAGTACACCATACATGTGGATGTGGAATGGGGAAAAAGAAAGGACTATGATGAGGCCATCCACCACCTGGTGCGGCAGGTAAGGAACCTCAACATCATGGGGGAATATAAAAAAGCAGCAATTAAGTTTTAG